One Brassica oleracea var. oleracea cultivar TO1000 chromosome C7, BOL, whole genome shotgun sequence genomic window carries:
- the LOC106306750 gene encoding potassium channel GORK codes for MGCLRRQQESIAEDDINDDVSTRRGRFSLAESFRWLDSPEHLKDDSDGPNEHPWIIKPSNRWYKAWELFILVWAIYSSLFTPMEFGFFRGLPENLFVLDIVGQIAFLVDIVLQFFVAFQDKHTYRTDDKPTHIAHRYLKSHFFLDLVSCFPWDLIYKASGKHEVVRYILWIRLFRVRKVIEFFQRLEKDTRINYLFTRILKLIFVEVYCTHTAACIFYYLATTLPAENEGYTWIGSLKLGDYSYENFRKIDIWKRYTTSLYFAIVTMATVGYGDIHAVNLREMIFVMIYVSFDMVLGAYLIGNITALIVKGSNTERFRDKMNDLASFMNRKKLRGDIRSQITHHVRSQYDSKFTNTVMLQDIPASIRAKIAQLLCTPYIEKIPLFKGCSSEFINQIVVRLHEEYFFPGEIITEQGNVVDHLYFVCEGSLEALETKTDGTEDLVELLEPHTSFGDISIICNISQPFTIRVRSLCHLLRLDKQSFSNILEIYFHDGRKILNNLMEGKESNERIKKLESDVMIHIGKQEAELALKVNSAAFKGDIYQLKSLVRSGADPNKTDYDGRAPLHLAASRGYEDITLFLIQEGVDINQKDKFGNTPLLEAVKAGQDRVIDLLVKEGASFDLEDAGNFLCTVVVKGDSDFLKRLLSSGMDPNTEDYDHRTPLHVAASEGLFLMAKMLVEAGASVVAKDRWGNSPLDEARMCGNKKLIKLLEDANTAQPYIRPSSFHEPQDEKFERRKCTVFPFHPHEEPSRKHGVMVWLPRDLQKLVETAAQELGISNEVPFVILSEEGGRITDIDMISDGQKLYLISDSTDQSA; via the exons ATGGGGTGTCTCCGGCGACAACAAGAGAGTATAGCCGAGGACGATATAAACGACGACGTTTCAACAAGAAGAGGTAGATTCAGCTTGGCCGAGTCGTTCCGGTGGCTTGATTCCCCCGAGCATCTGAAAGATGATTCCGATGGGCCTAACGAACACCCTTGGATCATTAAGCCCTCAAACAG GTGGTACAAGGCATGGGAGTTATTCATATTGGTCTGGGCAATATACTCGTCTTTGTTCACTCCCATGGAGTTTGGTTTCTTCCGCGGTCTACCCGAAAACCTCTTCGTACTTGACATTGTTGGTCAGATTGCATTTTTGGTAGATATTGTTCTACAGTTTTTCGTCGCCTTCCAAGATAAACATACCTACCGGACTGACGACAAACCAACACATATTGCTCACCG GTACTTGAAATCGCATTTTTTCTTGGATTTGGTCAGTTGCTTCCCATGGGATCTTATCTATAAG GCTTCAGGGAAACACGAGGTGGTGAGGTACATATTGTGGATAAGGCTGTTTCGTGTGCGCAAAGTGATAGAGTTCTTCCAAAGGCTTGAGAAAGACACGAGAATCAACTATCTATTCACCAGAATCTTGAAGCTCATTTTCGTGGAGGTTTACTGTACGCACACTGCTGCATGCATCTTCTATTACTTGGCCACCACTCTTCCTGCTGAGAACGAAGGTTACACTTGGATAGGTAGCCTGAAGTTAGGAGACTATAGCTACGAGAATTTCCGAAAGATCGACATTTGGAAACGTTACACCACATCTCTCTACTTCGCCATTGTCACTATGGCTACTGTCG GTTATGGAGACATACACGCGGTTAATCTAAGGGAAATGATATTCGTAATGATATATGTTTCGTTTGATATGGTTCTGGGTGCGTACCTTATTGGTAACATCACTGCCTTGATTGTAAAAGGATCAAACACAGAGAGATTTAGAGATAAAATGAATGATCTGGCAAGTTTCATGAACCGAAAAAAACTACGGGGAGACATTCGTAGCCAGATAACTCATCACGTTAGATCGCAATACGACAGTAAATTCACGAACACTGTCATGCTTCAAGACATCCCAGCCTCTATCCGCGCCAAG ATTGCGCAGTTATTATGCACGCCTTACATTGAGAAAATCCCTCTGTTCAAGGGCTGCTCATCAGAGTTTATTAACCAGATAGTTGTAAGGCTCCATGAAGAGTATTTTTTTCCAGGAGAAATAATCACAGAGCAAGGAAACGTCGTTGATCATTTGTATTTCGTCTGTGAAGGCTCACTG GAGGCTCTTGAAACAAAAACAGATGGAACAGAAGACCTTGTGGAGTTGCTTGAGCCTCACACTTCTTTTGGTGATATATCCATCATTTGCAACATCTCTCAACCTTTCACTATTAGAGTTCGTTCATTATGCCATCTTTTACGCCTCGATAAACAGTCTTTCTCCAACATCCTCGAGATTTATTTTCATGATGGACGCAAAATCCTAAACAATCTTATGGAG GGTAAGGAATCAAATGAGAGGATAAAGAAGCTCGAATCTGACGTTATGATTCACATTGGGAAACAAGAAGCAGAACTTGCATTGAAGGTAAACAGTGCAGCTTTCAAAGGAGATATCTACCAGCTTAAAAGCTTAGTCCGCTCTGGCGCCGATCCTAACAAAACAGATTACGACGGAAGAGCACCGCTT CATCTTGCAGCGTCTAGGGGATACGAAGACATTACATTGTTTCTTATTCAAGAAGGCGTCGATATAAATCAAAAAG ATAAATTTGGGAATACACCATTGTTAGAGGCTGTAAAAGCAGGGCAAGACAGAGTGATCGATTTGCTTGTCAAAGAAGGAGCTTCCTTTGATTTAGAAGATGCTGGAAATTTTCTCTGCACGGTAGTTGTGAAAGGCGACTCTGATTTTCTGAAGAGATTGCTCTCAAGCGGTATGGACCCAAACACCGAAGATTATGATCATAGAACACCGCTTCATGTCGCTGCTTCAGAAGGCTTATTCTTGATGGCTAAGATGCTTGTTGAAGCTGGAGCTAGCGTTGTCGCTAAAGACCG GTGGGGAAACTCTCCGCTTGATGAAGCTCGAATGTGTGGAAACAAGAAATTGATTAAGTTACTTGAAGACGCGAATACAGCTCAGCCTTATATACGCCCGTCAAGCTTTCATGAACCACAAG ATGAGAAATTTGAGAGACGGAAATGCACAGTGTTTCCATTCCACCCACATGAGGAGCCTAGTAGAAAGCATGGAGTTATGGTTTGGCTTCCGCGTGACCTCCAGAAACTTGTGGAAACAGCTGCGCAAGAGCTCGGGATATCTAATGAAGTCCCCTTTGTAATATTGTCAGAGGAAGGAGGTCGAATCACAGACATTGATATGATCAGTGATGGACAGAAACTGTATTTGATCAGTGATAGTACTGATCAATCAGCCTGA